A window of Auraticoccus monumenti contains these coding sequences:
- a CDS encoding NADP-dependent oxidoreductase produces the protein MKAVRFHEYGDAGVLRAEDVPVPVPAAGEVRIRVASTSFNGVDAGIRGGGLQGPFPVALPHTPGIDVAGTVDALGQGVDSVAVGDAVIGFLPMVGDGAAAEYAIATADILTAAPSSVPLADAAALPVVGLTAYQALFELGGLTAGQRLLVNGAGGAVGGYAVQLAKNAGAHVIATASPRSADRVRAAGADEVLDHTTTDVVAAVADPVDVLLNLAPVEPSELVRQAGLVRSGGVVVNTTVWMQAPSDEARDVRGLNVFVRSDAEQLAGLVSAVDRGELNIDVSRRIRLEELPAFHAELDVTPVSGKVVVLVATD, from the coding sequence ATGAAGGCAGTGCGCTTCCACGAGTACGGCGACGCCGGGGTCCTCCGCGCCGAGGACGTGCCGGTGCCCGTCCCCGCCGCGGGTGAGGTCCGGATCCGCGTCGCGTCCACGTCGTTCAACGGCGTCGACGCCGGCATCCGCGGCGGCGGGCTCCAGGGCCCGTTCCCGGTCGCCCTCCCGCACACCCCCGGCATCGACGTGGCCGGGACGGTCGACGCGCTCGGTCAGGGCGTCGACTCCGTGGCGGTCGGCGACGCGGTCATCGGGTTCCTCCCGATGGTGGGCGACGGCGCCGCGGCGGAGTACGCCATCGCGACCGCCGACATCCTGACCGCGGCCCCCTCCAGCGTCCCGCTCGCCGACGCGGCGGCCCTGCCGGTGGTCGGTCTGACCGCGTACCAGGCGCTGTTCGAGCTCGGCGGGCTCACCGCCGGGCAGCGGCTGCTGGTCAACGGCGCCGGTGGCGCGGTCGGTGGCTACGCGGTGCAGCTGGCCAAGAACGCCGGGGCCCACGTCATCGCCACGGCGAGCCCGCGCAGCGCGGACCGGGTCCGCGCCGCGGGGGCGGACGAGGTCCTCGACCACACCACGACCGACGTGGTCGCGGCGGTGGCGGACCCGGTCGACGTGCTGCTCAACCTGGCCCCGGTCGAGCCCTCCGAGCTCGTCCGGCAGGCCGGCCTGGTGCGGTCCGGCGGGGTCGTGGTCAACACCACGGTGTGGATGCAGGCCCCGAGCGACGAGGCCCGTGACGTCCGCGGGCTGAACGTCTTCGTCCGCAGCGACGCCGAGCAGCTCGCCGGGCTGGTCTCAGCGGTCGACCGGGGCGAGCTCAACATCGACGTCAGCCGCCGGATCCGGCTCGAGGAGCTGCCGGCCTTCCACGCCGAGCTCGACGTCACGCCGGTCTCGGGCAAGGTCGTCGTCCTCGTCGCGACCGACTGA
- a CDS encoding MarR family winged helix-turn-helix transcriptional regulator, producing the protein MTPPDQPPPLEPAELSAYFALIEVSSLLRHTIEQQLREAGDLSYVQFQLLATLGDAADGSRRMTELADGVVYSRSGLTYQVGLLEQAGLVARAPSAEDDRGVTVTVTEAGRDVLARVFPGHIEVLRELFLEPLSGADVRTLDRVLGVVRDHMRAVPPRSARSRRKGAARRRPAVDDA; encoded by the coding sequence ATGACCCCACCGGACCAGCCCCCGCCGCTCGAACCCGCCGAGCTGAGCGCGTACTTCGCGCTGATCGAGGTGAGCAGCCTGCTGCGGCACACGATCGAGCAGCAGCTGCGCGAGGCCGGTGACCTCAGCTACGTCCAGTTCCAGCTCCTGGCCACCCTCGGCGACGCCGCGGACGGCAGCCGGCGCATGACCGAGCTGGCCGACGGGGTGGTCTACAGCCGCAGCGGGCTGACCTACCAGGTCGGCCTCCTGGAGCAGGCCGGACTGGTCGCCCGCGCTCCCTCCGCCGAGGACGACCGCGGGGTGACGGTGACGGTCACCGAGGCGGGCCGGGACGTGCTCGCCCGGGTTTTCCCGGGTCACATCGAGGTCCTGCGGGAGCTCTTCCTGGAGCCGCTGTCGGGTGCGGACGTCCGGACCCTCGACCGCGTGCTCGGTGTGGTCCGTGACCACATGCGTGCCGTCCCGCCACGCTCGGCCAGGTCGCGACGCAAGGGTGCGGCGCGGCGGCGTCCCGCAGTGGACGACGCCTGA
- a CDS encoding FAD-binding oxidoreductase, producing MLVAPGSEPYAAATQPHNSSTEQRPVRVAVVSRPEDLAPALEEVALLARSSGTRLEVVPQATGHGAGAPVDEGTVLLDTSGLDAVSIDPERRVAVVGAGATWAAVNAAAEQHGLLGLAGSAPSVSVSGYTFGGGIGWLVRRDGLSSGALRAVHYVDAAGRSRTASDEAPDELDREAVWAFRGAGGVGVAHTLELDLFPAPDLHAGALLWQGEALPELLAAWSRTIGTLGSTVSSSIAVLHVPPLPPFPAELHGRVAVHLAIADPDGPGAAAPLLDALRAVADPVSDTWGPTDAAGLARIHLDPPTATAAIGDARWLDASTPEIAGALLATAASEDAAVVMMEIRHVAGAPTRRAGAVVAPPGDFIYHAVAPLTLFPRDRVEATFARAREVWSAADAGTTPGSWVEGAATVPDALPADVRERAAAVADAVDPGARLRRSRLLG from the coding sequence ATGCTCGTCGCACCCGGTTCAGAGCCGTACGCCGCCGCCACCCAGCCCCACAACTCCTCCACCGAGCAGCGACCCGTGCGGGTCGCCGTCGTCTCCCGCCCCGAGGACCTCGCCCCCGCGCTCGAGGAGGTGGCCCTGCTCGCCCGCTCCTCGGGCACTCGTCTCGAGGTGGTCCCCCAGGCCACCGGCCACGGAGCCGGCGCACCGGTGGACGAGGGGACGGTCCTGCTCGACACCTCGGGGCTCGACGCCGTCTCGATCGACCCGGAGCGCCGCGTCGCGGTCGTCGGCGCCGGGGCCACCTGGGCCGCGGTCAACGCCGCCGCCGAGCAGCACGGCCTGCTCGGGCTGGCCGGATCGGCGCCGAGCGTCTCGGTGTCGGGCTACACCTTCGGCGGGGGCATCGGCTGGCTGGTCCGCCGCGACGGGCTGTCCAGCGGGGCCCTCCGCGCCGTCCACTACGTCGACGCCGCCGGTCGCTCCCGGACCGCGTCCGACGAGGCCCCCGACGAGCTCGACCGGGAGGCCGTCTGGGCCTTCCGCGGGGCGGGCGGCGTGGGGGTCGCCCACACCCTGGAGCTGGACCTCTTCCCGGCGCCGGACCTGCACGCCGGGGCGCTGCTGTGGCAGGGCGAGGCGCTGCCGGAGCTGCTCGCCGCCTGGTCCCGGACGATCGGCACCCTGGGCAGCACGGTCTCCTCCAGCATCGCCGTGCTGCACGTGCCGCCGCTGCCGCCGTTCCCCGCGGAGCTGCACGGGAGGGTGGCGGTCCACCTGGCGATCGCCGACCCCGACGGGCCGGGCGCCGCGGCGCCGCTGCTCGACGCGCTGCGCGCGGTGGCGGACCCGGTCTCCGACACCTGGGGCCCGACCGACGCCGCCGGCCTGGCCCGGATCCACCTCGACCCCCCGACCGCCACCGCCGCCATCGGGGACGCCCGCTGGCTCGACGCGTCGACCCCCGAGATCGCCGGGGCGCTCCTCGCGACCGCGGCGTCCGAGGACGCCGCGGTGGTGATGATGGAGATCCGCCACGTCGCCGGTGCACCGACCAGGCGCGCCGGGGCCGTGGTGGCGCCGCCCGGGGACTTCATCTACCACGCGGTCGCCCCGCTCACCCTCTTCCCCCGGGACCGCGTCGAGGCGACCTTCGCCCGGGCTCGTGAGGTGTGGTCGGCCGCCGACGCCGGGACGACCCCGGGCTCCTGGGTCGAGGGCGCCGCGACCGTGCCCGACGCACTGCCGGCCGACGTCCGGGAGCGGGCGGCGGCGGTCGCCGACGCCGTGGACCCCGGGGCCCGCCTCAGGCGCTCGCGACTGCTCGGGTGA
- a CDS encoding TetR/AcrR family transcriptional regulator — protein MTSTPGRRLRKDAAENAERLLAAAVRSGLAEGRFVPLEQIAAEAGVGIGTLYRRYPNREALLEAMAVRAYRLILAEAEDALVSGETGHDAISRFLHQTFAHRDELALPLHGAPMTEGTESAELRQRMRETMGAIVERGHQDGSVRPEVTAGTVVRFGAMLAQPMSNVPGWAEAAAEQRAVFLRGIASDPDGS, from the coding sequence ATGACGTCCACACCTGGCCGCCGGCTCCGCAAGGACGCCGCGGAGAACGCCGAGCGGCTGCTGGCGGCCGCCGTGCGCTCGGGTCTGGCCGAGGGCAGGTTCGTCCCGCTGGAGCAGATCGCCGCCGAGGCGGGGGTGGGGATCGGCACGCTCTACCGCCGCTACCCCAACCGGGAGGCGCTGCTGGAGGCGATGGCCGTCCGCGCCTACCGGCTGATCCTGGCCGAGGCCGAGGACGCGCTGGTCTCCGGCGAGACCGGTCACGACGCCATCAGCCGGTTCCTGCACCAGACCTTCGCCCACCGCGACGAGCTGGCGCTGCCCCTGCACGGCGCGCCGATGACCGAGGGCACCGAGTCCGCGGAGCTGCGGCAGCGGATGAGGGAGACCATGGGCGCGATCGTGGAGCGTGGTCACCAGGACGGTTCGGTCCGCCCGGAGGTGACGGCAGGGACCGTGGTGCGGTTCGGGGCGATGCTCGCGCAGCCGATGTCCAACGTCCCCGGCTGGGCCGAGGCCGCCGCGGAGCAGCGCGCGGTGTTCCTGCGCGGCATCGCCTCCGACCCCGACGGGTCCTAG
- a CDS encoding beta-galactosidase: MHYGGDYNPEQWPSEVWREDVARMQEAGVTMVSVGIFSWARISPREGVFDLEWLDEVIELLHEGGIAVDLATATASPPPWVTRTYPGVLAQDADGATYWPGSRQQYSHASPDYRRLAAELTRTIAERYAEHPGVVMWHVNNEYACHLPVDYSDAAAVGFRAWLRARYGDVTELNRAWGTAFWSQRYDSFEEVLPPRKAPYSVNPTQLLDFSRYTSDSFLELYTTERDIIRDAGATQPITTNFMGAHPPLDYWRWAAEVDVVSDDAYPDPNDPESFRAAAFARDLMRSLKPGKPWLLMEQSTNALNWRPTNAPKAPGQMAAISMQAVARGADGVLFFQWRQSAGGSEKFHSAMLPHAGTRTRTWREVVELGADLAALPELPAPGGEARVALVLDWDSWWAVENPDHPVVLELLPLVQRWYRALHRRHVMVDLVPPTGDLSAYSLVVLPQTYLLTADGAANLLAFAERGGHLLVTPFTDVVDSDDRFRAGGYLTQLGPALGVWLEDFGALDHPGGTGQSSAPVRATAGDLPAFTGGLFAEEVHVEDVEGPAEVVATFESGRLDGWPALTRRAVGSGTGWHLATVPDEDGTDVLVGWLLEQVGVEPVWSGLPVTVEAARRGDVVTLINHGTEPVVVDLGDHTTLASSDELGTGRVELPSFGWVLLRP; this comes from the coding sequence GTGCACTACGGCGGCGACTACAACCCCGAGCAGTGGCCCAGCGAGGTGTGGCGCGAGGACGTCGCCCGGATGCAGGAGGCCGGCGTCACCATGGTGAGCGTCGGGATCTTCTCCTGGGCCCGGATCTCCCCACGGGAGGGGGTCTTCGACCTGGAGTGGCTGGACGAGGTGATCGAGCTGCTGCACGAGGGCGGGATCGCGGTCGACCTCGCGACCGCCACCGCCTCACCCCCGCCGTGGGTCACCAGGACCTACCCCGGGGTGCTGGCCCAGGACGCCGACGGCGCCACCTACTGGCCGGGCAGCCGCCAGCAGTACTCCCACGCCTCCCCGGACTACCGCCGGCTGGCGGCCGAGCTGACGCGCACCATCGCCGAGCGCTACGCCGAGCACCCCGGCGTGGTGATGTGGCACGTCAACAACGAGTACGCCTGCCACCTGCCGGTGGACTACTCCGACGCCGCGGCGGTGGGGTTCCGGGCGTGGCTGCGGGCCCGCTACGGCGACGTCACCGAGCTCAACCGGGCGTGGGGCACCGCGTTCTGGTCCCAGCGCTACGACTCCTTCGAGGAGGTGCTGCCGCCGCGGAAGGCGCCGTACAGCGTCAACCCCACCCAGCTGCTGGACTTCTCCCGCTACACCAGCGACTCCTTCCTGGAGCTCTACACCACCGAGCGCGACATCATCCGCGACGCCGGCGCGACCCAGCCGATCACCACCAACTTCATGGGCGCCCACCCGCCGCTGGACTACTGGCGCTGGGCCGCGGAGGTGGACGTGGTCTCCGACGACGCCTACCCCGACCCCAACGACCCCGAGTCCTTCCGTGCGGCCGCCTTCGCCCGCGACCTGATGCGCTCGCTGAAGCCCGGGAAGCCTTGGCTGCTGATGGAGCAGTCCACCAACGCGCTGAACTGGCGACCCACCAACGCCCCCAAGGCGCCGGGGCAGATGGCCGCGATCAGCATGCAGGCCGTGGCGCGGGGTGCCGACGGCGTGCTGTTCTTCCAGTGGCGCCAGTCCGCCGGCGGGTCGGAGAAGTTCCACTCCGCGATGCTGCCGCACGCCGGCACCCGCACCCGGACCTGGCGGGAGGTGGTGGAGCTGGGCGCGGACCTGGCCGCGCTGCCCGAGCTGCCCGCCCCCGGTGGCGAGGCCAGGGTCGCGCTGGTGCTGGACTGGGACAGCTGGTGGGCGGTGGAGAACCCCGACCACCCGGTGGTCCTCGAGCTGCTGCCGCTGGTCCAGCGCTGGTACCGGGCGCTGCACCGTCGCCACGTGATGGTCGACCTGGTCCCGCCCACCGGTGACCTGTCGGCGTACTCGCTGGTGGTGCTGCCGCAGACCTACCTGCTGACCGCCGACGGCGCGGCCAACCTGCTGGCCTTCGCCGAGCGTGGCGGCCACCTGCTGGTCACCCCGTTCACCGACGTCGTCGACTCCGACGACCGCTTCCGGGCGGGCGGCTACCTGACCCAGCTGGGCCCGGCCCTGGGGGTCTGGCTGGAGGACTTCGGCGCCCTGGACCACCCCGGCGGCACCGGCCAGTCCAGCGCGCCGGTGCGGGCGACCGCCGGCGACCTGCCGGCCTTCACCGGCGGGCTGTTCGCCGAGGAGGTGCACGTCGAGGACGTCGAGGGCCCGGCCGAGGTGGTGGCTACCTTCGAGAGCGGGCGCCTGGACGGCTGGCCGGCGCTGACCCGCCGGGCCGTCGGCTCCGGCACCGGCTGGCACCTGGCCACCGTCCCCGACGAGGACGGCACGGACGTCCTGGTCGGCTGGCTGCTGGAGCAGGTCGGGGTCGAGCCGGTGTGGAGCGGACTCCCCGTCACCGTGGAGGCCGCCCGCCGCGGTGACGTGGTGACCCTGATCAACCACGGCACCGAGCCGGTGGTCGTCGACCTCGGCGACCACACCACGCTGGCCTCCTCCGACGAGCTCGGCACCGGCCGGGTGGAGCTGCCGTCCTTCGGCTGGGTGCTGCTCCGCCCCTGA
- a CDS encoding NmrA/HSCARG family protein — protein sequence MTHTQPVAVIGATGHQGGSVVDALLAEGQTVRAFVRDPSSASARSLGDRGVELVVADQEDDASLDQPLRDVAALFLMTTFEGPDGTEGEARRGIRVADAAARAGVPHVVYSSVGGAERGTGIPHFESKRRVEQRLAEVVPTTLLRPTFFMENLAPQLDGAGHGELVLRMPVPGDVAIQMVAVRDIGAAAARALLDRAAVGGGAVELAGDELTMDQAAERVGAVLGRPTRYESLPVEVLGDDEDMMAMFRWFTTVPAYQADFALTRQLVPDVRDLTAWVADVTRAGAAA from the coding sequence ATGACCCACACCCAGCCCGTCGCCGTGATCGGCGCCACCGGACACCAGGGCGGGAGCGTGGTGGACGCCCTGCTCGCCGAGGGGCAGACGGTCCGCGCCTTCGTCCGCGACCCGTCCTCCGCCAGCGCCCGATCCCTCGGCGACCGCGGCGTCGAGCTCGTCGTCGCCGACCAGGAGGACGACGCGTCGCTCGACCAGCCCCTCCGTGACGTCGCCGCGCTCTTCCTGATGACCACGTTCGAGGGTCCCGACGGCACCGAGGGGGAGGCCCGCCGCGGCATCAGGGTCGCCGACGCCGCCGCTCGCGCCGGCGTGCCGCACGTCGTGTACTCCTCGGTCGGAGGGGCGGAGCGGGGGACCGGGATCCCCCACTTCGAGAGCAAGCGCCGGGTCGAGCAGCGGCTCGCCGAGGTCGTCCCGACCACCCTCCTCCGGCCGACCTTCTTCATGGAGAACCTGGCCCCGCAGCTGGACGGCGCGGGCCACGGTGAGCTGGTGCTGCGGATGCCGGTGCCCGGCGACGTGGCCATCCAGATGGTCGCCGTCCGCGACATCGGTGCGGCCGCCGCGCGCGCCCTGCTGGACCGGGCCGCCGTCGGCGGCGGGGCCGTCGAGCTCGCCGGCGACGAGCTCACCATGGACCAGGCGGCCGAGAGGGTGGGCGCCGTGCTGGGACGCCCGACGCGCTACGAGAGCCTGCCGGTCGAGGTGCTCGGTGACGACGAGGACATGATGGCGATGTTCCGGTGGTTCACCACCGTCCCCGCCTACCAGGCCGACTTCGCCCTCACCCGCCAGCTCGTCCCCGACGTGCGGGACCTCACCGCCTGGGTGGCGGACGTGACCCGGGCCGGGGCGGCCGCCTAG